A single Marinitoga aeolica DNA region contains:
- a CDS encoding methyl-accepting chemotaxis protein: MKLQGKIIILFVTILLIALASFFTISVSNSQTSLKNSFLAKLIVARNLKMDFIDNLLKETDSDLMYIKNFEKIKDAFFTSSNLLEDFQSSMKMDTILSTLRSIYIENNPYKDKSQLYDYYYDENFKKDNFDDKIMSTFYDYSVLHSELQADFRDFINIKGYKDMLLISPDGIVVYSVSKYNDFATDLNKENTTLSKLYKLLKEKNDNNVHFSEIENYFGEPGFFAGIKVEDKDFGLYGYIVLRISLSKINDILQDKSGMGQTGKTYIVSTDKIMRSNLPDQETILKQKVETDYVDKALNGKTGWKISTNFKGEKVLAAYAPFKFAEINWAFVSEVSISEAFQSSKKIKNILIITSFIILFISIIISLFFSKRISKPLIELSKKVDKFATGDFTVKFESKGKDETAMIANSLRNMANNLSETVKWLLEAGKKIESSSEILTTISEKTMGANEDVLEKARVIEDNAENAAATTEELTSGVSEVSTAAQSVSANAVEIAQEVNETTQLTEEGEKSITEITKIIESAVEKSKETEKTVEVLAEKAKNIGEIVETITNITEQTNLLALNAAIEAARAGEAGKGFAVVADEIRKLAEESKKATEQIAQILTEIKEGAQNANKATEDTVKVINEVESNADEIKEKFQKILERVENINQRIEGLTASAEEQSASTEEMAAASDKTAQMILEISNEITEITKEIEEESKEIGNVNEKAEELEKLVDQLNEKLNQFKI, encoded by the coding sequence ATGAAACTTCAAGGAAAAATCATTATTCTTTTTGTAACAATTCTTTTGATTGCATTAGCATCTTTTTTTACAATAAGTGTTTCAAATTCACAAACTTCGCTCAAAAACAGCTTTTTAGCAAAACTAATTGTAGCTCGAAACCTAAAAATGGATTTTATAGATAATTTATTAAAGGAAACAGATTCTGACCTAATGTACATTAAAAATTTTGAAAAAATAAAGGATGCATTCTTTACTTCCTCAAATTTATTAGAAGATTTTCAATCCTCTATGAAGATGGATACAATTCTTTCAACACTTAGAAGTATTTACATAGAAAATAATCCATATAAAGATAAATCACAATTATATGATTACTATTATGATGAAAATTTTAAAAAAGATAATTTTGATGATAAAATTATGAGTACTTTTTATGATTATAGCGTGCTACATTCTGAATTACAGGCTGATTTTAGGGATTTTATAAATATTAAAGGATATAAAGATATGTTATTAATTTCTCCAGATGGTATTGTGGTCTATTCAGTTAGTAAATATAATGATTTTGCCACAGATTTAAATAAAGAAAATACAACTCTATCTAAACTCTATAAACTCTTAAAAGAAAAAAATGATAATAATGTACACTTTTCAGAAATAGAAAATTATTTTGGAGAACCTGGTTTTTTTGCAGGTATTAAAGTAGAGGATAAAGATTTCGGATTATATGGTTATATTGTATTAAGAATATCTTTATCAAAAATAAATGATATCTTGCAAGATAAAAGCGGTATGGGACAAACGGGAAAAACATACATAGTAAGCACGGATAAAATAATGAGAAGTAATTTACCAGATCAAGAAACAATATTAAAACAAAAAGTAGAAACAGATTATGTAGACAAAGCTTTGAACGGAAAGACTGGTTGGAAAATATCAACAAATTTTAAAGGCGAAAAAGTATTAGCAGCATATGCTCCTTTTAAATTTGCAGAAATAAATTGGGCATTCGTTTCAGAAGTTTCAATAAGCGAAGCTTTTCAATCATCTAAAAAAATTAAAAATATTCTCATAATAACATCATTTATTATATTGTTTATATCAATAATAATATCATTATTCTTCTCAAAAAGGATATCAAAGCCATTAATAGAATTAAGTAAAAAAGTAGATAAATTTGCAACAGGAGATTTCACAGTAAAGTTTGAATCAAAAGGGAAAGATGAAACAGCGATGATAGCAAACTCATTACGAAATATGGCAAATAATCTTAGCGAAACAGTAAAATGGTTATTAGAGGCAGGTAAAAAGATAGAAAGTTCGTCAGAAATATTAACAACGATCTCAGAGAAAACAATGGGAGCAAATGAAGATGTATTAGAGAAAGCAAGAGTAATAGAAGATAATGCAGAAAACGCGGCAGCAACAACAGAAGAATTAACATCAGGGGTAAGTGAAGTATCCACAGCAGCACAAAGTGTATCAGCAAATGCAGTAGAAATAGCGCAAGAAGTAAATGAAACGACACAATTGACAGAAGAAGGGGAAAAATCAATAACAGAAATAACAAAAATAATAGAAAGTGCAGTAGAAAAATCAAAAGAAACAGAAAAGACGGTAGAGGTATTGGCAGAAAAAGCCAAGAACATAGGAGAAATAGTGGAAACAATAACAAATATAACAGAACAAACAAATTTGTTAGCATTAAATGCAGCGATAGAAGCAGCAAGAGCAGGAGAAGCAGGAAAAGGATTTGCAGTAGTAGCAGATGAAATAAGGAAGTTAGCAGAAGAAAGTAAAAAAGCAACGGAACAAATAGCTCAAATATTAACAGAAATCAAAGAAGGAGCTCAAAATGCAAATAAGGCAACAGAAGATACAGTGAAAGTAATAAACGAAGTAGAAAGCAATGCAGATGAAATAAAAGAAAAATTCCAAAAGATATTGGAAAGGGTAGAAAATATAAATCAAAGAATAGAAGGATTAACAGCAAGTGCAGAAGAACAAAGCGCATCAACAGAAGAGATGGCAGCAGCAAGTGACAAAACGGCGCAGATGATATTGGAAATATCAAATGAAATAACAGAAATAACAAAAGAAATAGAAGAAGAGAGTAAAGAAATTGGAAATGTAAATGAAAAAGCTGAAGAATTAGAAAAGTTAGTTGATCAACTAAATGAAAAATTAAATCAATTTAAAATATAA
- the pnp gene encoding polyribonucleotide nucleotidyltransferase, whose translation MKVWETEIFGRKLIIEHGKMAKQAHGSVLLKYGKSAILITATASKEAKEGIDFLPLTVEFQEKFYAVGKIPGGFLKREGRPSSEAILSSRLIDRPIRPLFPKDFHNDIQVIVTAFSMDNDDSIETWGITGASFALNLSPIPFDGMVAGVRLGYVDGKFIIFPTQEELKKSKMDIVVAGTKEAITMVEGESLEVSEEEMVKALLFAHDAIKQVIEFQEKVISEFEIEKWEVTPPEIPEGFVEDFEKLIDDDELKKKILVKGKKNRDEAIDSYRKELLEKFQSEYVEKWDNETYEKYKKFILESFDDRIKKLMRRMIIEENTRADGRKIDEIRPITCEIGLFEKTHGSALFTRGETQSLGVVTLGEPMDVQIIDTVFEEGERRFMLHYNFPPFSTGEVKGLRLSRREIGHGHLAERALKNLIPSEEEFPYIIRVVSEILESNGSSSMATVCSGSLALMDAGVPMPKHVAGVAMGLIFEEDKFVVLTDILGMEDHLGDMDFKVTGTRDGITAFQMDVKVAGVTEEVLREALERAKKARLHILNLMYDTISEPRKELSPYAPLIKTTKIPLDKISEVIGPGGRIIKGIHKDYDVEVSIDDETGLAKVSGHNIHNIDEAINYIQNLIKEVKEGEVFDGKVSRIENYGLFVEIIPGKLGLLHMSNLGKDAKDILKNIKIGDIMKVEIISIDDNGRIQLKKFGEKTAPRRSNNRHHKTSETPKTEGKND comes from the coding sequence ATGAAAGTATGGGAAACTGAAATTTTTGGTAGAAAATTGATTATCGAACATGGAAAGATGGCAAAACAGGCACATGGTTCTGTTTTGTTAAAATATGGTAAATCAGCCATTTTAATAACTGCAACAGCTTCAAAAGAAGCTAAAGAAGGAATAGATTTTCTTCCATTGACTGTTGAATTTCAAGAAAAATTCTATGCTGTTGGGAAAATACCTGGTGGATTCTTAAAAAGAGAAGGAAGACCCAGCAGTGAAGCTATTTTATCTTCAAGACTTATTGATAGACCTATAAGACCTTTATTCCCTAAAGATTTTCATAATGATATACAGGTTATTGTTACTGCATTTTCCATGGATAATGATGATAGTATAGAAACCTGGGGAATTACAGGTGCTTCTTTTGCATTAAATTTATCCCCAATTCCATTCGATGGAATGGTTGCTGGAGTAAGGCTGGGATATGTCGATGGTAAATTTATCATTTTCCCAACGCAAGAAGAATTGAAAAAAAGTAAAATGGATATTGTTGTAGCTGGAACTAAAGAAGCTATTACTATGGTTGAAGGGGAATCATTGGAAGTTTCGGAAGAAGAAATGGTTAAAGCTTTATTATTTGCTCATGATGCTATAAAACAGGTCATTGAATTTCAAGAAAAGGTTATATCTGAATTTGAAATAGAAAAATGGGAAGTTACCCCACCAGAAATACCAGAAGGTTTTGTTGAAGATTTTGAAAAATTAATTGATGATGATGAATTAAAAAAGAAAATATTAGTAAAAGGTAAAAAAAATAGAGATGAAGCTATTGATTCATATAGAAAAGAATTGTTAGAAAAGTTTCAAAGTGAATATGTTGAAAAATGGGATAATGAAACATATGAAAAGTATAAAAAATTTATTCTTGAATCTTTTGATGATAGAATTAAAAAATTAATGAGAAGAATGATCATTGAAGAAAATACCAGAGCTGATGGTAGAAAAATCGATGAAATAAGACCTATAACATGTGAGATTGGATTATTTGAAAAAACACACGGTTCTGCATTATTTACAAGAGGTGAAACTCAAAGTTTAGGTGTAGTAACTCTCGGAGAACCTATGGATGTGCAAATTATTGATACTGTCTTTGAAGAAGGCGAAAGAAGGTTTATGCTACACTATAATTTCCCACCATTTTCTACTGGCGAAGTTAAAGGTTTGAGATTAAGCAGACGTGAAATTGGTCACGGTCATCTTGCTGAAAGAGCTTTAAAAAATCTTATTCCATCTGAAGAAGAATTCCCATATATTATTAGAGTTGTTTCTGAAATTTTAGAATCAAATGGTTCGTCTTCAATGGCTACAGTTTGTTCGGGTTCACTTGCTTTAATGGATGCAGGTGTTCCAATGCCAAAGCACGTTGCTGGTGTTGCAATGGGATTGATATTCGAAGAAGATAAATTTGTTGTTTTAACCGATATTCTTGGTATGGAAGATCATCTTGGAGACATGGATTTTAAAGTTACAGGAACAAGAGATGGAATTACCGCATTCCAGATGGATGTTAAAGTAGCTGGAGTAACAGAAGAGGTTTTAAGAGAAGCATTAGAAAGGGCAAAAAAAGCTAGATTGCATATATTAAATTTAATGTATGATACTATTTCTGAGCCAAGAAAAGAATTATCGCCATATGCTCCGCTAATTAAAACAACAAAAATTCCTTTAGATAAAATCTCTGAAGTAATTGGACCAGGCGGTAGAATTATTAAAGGAATTCATAAGGATTATGATGTCGAAGTATCAATAGATGATGAAACAGGATTAGCAAAAGTTAGTGGACATAATATCCATAATATTGACGAAGCTATAAATTATATACAGAATTTAATAAAAGAAGTAAAAGAAGGAGAAGTTTTTGATGGAAAGGTTTCAAGAATTGAAAATTATGGATTATTCGTTGAGATAATTCCTGGTAAATTAGGATTATTACATATGTCAAATTTAGGAAAAGACGCTAAAGATATATTAAAAAATATTAAAATCGGCGATATAATGAAAGTAGAAATAATCAGTATAGATGATAACGGAAGAATACAATTGAAAAAATTTGGTGAAAAAACAGCTCCACGAAGAAGTAATAATAGACATCATAAAACATCTGAAACTCCAAAAACGGAGGGAAAAAATGATTAA
- a CDS encoding M16 family metallopeptidase, whose product MIKKRSLSNGLDILLVPRNNVRSVSIIAAVRAGSAHEPQELMGISHLIEHSVFRGTYNRNMEEIKRPIEEFGGSLNAFTGKNLTAYYAKVPLIAAKVGVEIIMDIIFNAEFNEEDIEKEKKIVLDEIAMYEDEPVENTFEQLHKIMFSNEFAFPVLGTKESVSKLNSLKLKEYYLEKYTPKNIVLTIVGPEKDLESLLLDIEKLTPERKGKKCAFKSPIFNNNNNNNKIRKIEKSKEELSQIYIAYSFKAPSKMSQDFYSVSIMKTFLGSGMSSLLFTKIREEQGLAYEITADYSAYNDNGVFTIFAATIPENFEKLNSSIYENIRNINKNSDLENWIEYGKKRLSGRYMLETENGLNFGFLALDYYLSFDKLIDIDEIVKKINSQENKNIIDVSNDIFNNEPYISIVKPK is encoded by the coding sequence ATGATTAAAAAAAGATCACTTTCTAACGGTCTGGATATATTACTCGTACCCCGAAATAATGTAAGAAGTGTATCTATTATAGCTGCAGTCAGGGCTGGTTCAGCTCATGAACCCCAAGAATTGATGGGAATATCCCATCTAATAGAACATTCTGTATTTAGAGGTACATATAATAGAAATATGGAAGAAATAAAAAGACCCATCGAAGAATTCGGTGGGTCATTAAATGCATTTACTGGCAAAAATTTAACAGCATATTATGCTAAAGTCCCGTTAATTGCTGCAAAAGTTGGCGTGGAAATTATAATGGATATCATATTTAATGCCGAATTTAATGAAGAAGATATAGAAAAAGAGAAAAAAATCGTTTTAGATGAAATTGCAATGTATGAAGATGAACCTGTGGAAAATACATTTGAACAACTACATAAAATAATGTTTTCCAACGAATTTGCATTTCCTGTATTAGGAACTAAAGAAAGTGTATCAAAATTAAATTCTTTAAAATTAAAAGAATATTACTTAGAAAAATATACTCCAAAAAATATTGTTTTAACTATTGTTGGCCCAGAAAAGGATTTAGAAAGTCTTTTATTGGATATAGAAAAATTAACCCCAGAAAGAAAAGGAAAAAAATGTGCTTTTAAAAGTCCTATATTTAATAATAATAATAATAATAATAAAATTAGAAAAATAGAAAAAAGTAAAGAAGAACTTTCTCAAATTTATATTGCTTATTCTTTTAAAGCTCCTTCTAAAATGTCTCAAGACTTCTATAGTGTTTCTATTATGAAAACATTCTTGGGTAGTGGAATGAGTTCTCTTCTCTTTACAAAAATACGAGAAGAACAGGGATTAGCTTATGAAATTACAGCTGATTATTCTGCATATAATGATAATGGTGTTTTTACAATATTTGCAGCAACTATACCAGAAAATTTTGAAAAATTAAATTCATCTATTTATGAAAATATAAGAAATATTAATAAAAATAGTGATTTAGAAAACTGGATAGAATATGGGAAAAAGAGGTTATCTGGAAGGTACATGTTGGAAACGGAAAATGGATTAAACTTTGGTTTTTTAGCTTTAGATTATTATCTATCTTTCGATAAATTGATAGATATTGATGAAATAGTAAAAAAAATAAACTCACAAGAGAATAAAAATATTATTGATGTCTCAAACGATATATTTAATAATGAACCTTATATATCTATTGTAAAACCTAAATAA